Genomic window (Pseudomonas sp. L5B5):
CACCTTGGGCAAGCCGAGCCGTGCAGGCATGCAGACCGCCGACCAGTGACTCAGCCGATGGCCCGGCGCTGGAGCCACAGGGTCAGGCCCAGGCCGGCGAGGGACAGCCAGGCGGCGCAGAAGAAGATCCAGGCATACCCCAGATTCAGCGCCACCGCGCCCATCAGGGGGCCGGCAACGGCCAGCGCCAGGTCGAAGAACACCGCATAGGCACTCAGCCCGGCGCCCCGACTGCTATTGGGGACCTGCTTGATCGCTTCCACGCCCAGGGCCGGGTACACCAGCGACAGGCCGAAACCGGTGAGGCCGGCGCCCACCAGCGCCCAGGCGGGCGAGGGGGCCAGCCAGAGCAGGCCAAGGCCCAGGGTCTCGACACTCATGCAGGCAATCGCCGAACGAAAACCGCCAAATCGGTTGATGCTGGAAATGAACAACAGGCGCGAGCAGATGAAGCACACGCCGAACACCGTCAGGCAATAGGCTGCACCGGTCCAGCCGCGACTGAGGTAGAACAGGGTGATGAACGTGGTCAGGGTGCCATAGCCGATGGAGGCCAGGCTCAGGCCCATGCCAAAGGGGGCAATACGGCCGAACACGGCCCAGAACGGCAAGCGTTCCCCCCGTACCACCGGTACCGAAGGTTTGTTGCGGATCAGCAGCAAGGCCAGCAATGCCATGACGCAGAGGGCGATGCCCAGGCTGGCGAAGCCGTACTGCTGGACCATCACCACCCCCAGCGGCGCGCCAATGGCGATGGCGCCATAGGAGGCGATGCCATTCCAGGAGATCGAGCGCGCGGTGTGTTCCGCACCGACCTGGCCCATGCACCAACTGATGGTACCGACCCCGATCAGGCC
Coding sequences:
- a CDS encoding MFS transporter, with protein sequence MPESQSPAPSSMAITLQIVSIVIYTFIAFLCIGLPIAVLPGYVHEQLGFSAVVAGLTIGSQYLATLLSRPMAGRLSDTLGTKRSIIYGLMGILFSGVLTLVSVWLEQWPLPSLVVLLGGRLLLGVAQGLIGVGTISWCMGQVGAEHTARSISWNGIASYGAIAIGAPLGVVMVQQYGFASLGIALCVMALLALLLIRNKPSVPVVRGERLPFWAVFGRIAPFGMGLSLASIGYGTLTTFITLFYLSRGWTGAAYCLTVFGVCFICSRLLFISSINRFGGFRSAIACMSVETLGLGLLWLAPSPAWALVGAGLTGFGLSLVYPALGVEAIKQVPNSSRGAGLSAYAVFFDLALAVAGPLMGAVALNLGYAWIFFCAAWLSLAGLGLTLWLQRRAIG